One Acidobacteriota bacterium genomic window carries:
- a CDS encoding ferritin family protein, whose protein sequence is MIEKDLTMIEILGIAIQAEIASYKMYRKIAREVRNSTSRDRFTTLAREEQSHQLMLENLYRKSGGKISISLPKKNLKVTKLEIKGSSPIDIIQTAIEKEKETRKFYLEAFKKATDKSGRFILQYLADFEQNHQRILEHEFKTLTEYPMWWDYEGPGIQFIGP, encoded by the coding sequence GTGATAGAAAAAGATTTGACAATGATCGAGATTCTAGGCATTGCCATACAGGCAGAGATTGCGAGCTATAAAATGTACAGGAAAATCGCCCGCGAGGTACGCAATTCTACTTCCAGGGATCGATTCACAACTCTGGCCAGGGAGGAGCAATCCCACCAGTTGATGCTTGAAAACCTTTACCGGAAGAGCGGTGGGAAGATCAGTATCTCTCTGCCGAAAAAAAACTTAAAGGTCACCAAGCTGGAAATCAAGGGAAGCTCTCCCATTGATATCATCCAGACGGCCATCGAGAAGGAGAAGGAAACAAGGAAATTCTACCTTGAAGCCTTCAAGAAGGCGACTGATAAAAGCGGGCGATTTATCCTTCAGTATCTAGCCGATTTCGAGCAGAATCACCAGAGGATTCTGGAACACGAATTCAAGACGCTAACAGAATACCCGATGTGGTGGGATTATGAAGGACCCGGGATCCAGTTTATAGGTCCCTGA